Proteins from one Homalodisca vitripennis isolate AUS2020 chromosome 3, UT_GWSS_2.1, whole genome shotgun sequence genomic window:
- the LOC124358255 gene encoding protein lin-28 homolog, producing MHSLECIPVRRSCVGEEEVTGMPNWTAHLALSPAWSPGGASGSVGDEGVGTEKRRGRCKWFNVAKGWGFITPDDGGQDIFVHQSVIVMSGFRSLGEGEEVEFECKTSDKGLEATLVTGPDGSACVGSQRRPVAKKRFRKIRCYNCGEFANHIAAKCTLGPQPKRCHHCKSTEHLIAECPNRRKSQEESEESETSRSKPVGESSTTKAPSEKGDNAEKKPASDTQSSTSSNNAKE from the exons ATGCACAGCTTGGAATGCATTCCGGTCCGGCGTTCCTGTGTGGGAGAGGAGGAAGTGACCGGAATGCCGAACTGGACCGCCCATCTGGCTCTCAGTCCAGCTT GGTCGCCAGGGGGTGCCAGCGGAAGTGTGGGGGATGAGGGGGTGGGCACAGAGAAGCGCAGAGGCCGCTGTAAATGGTTCAACGTCGCCAAAGGCTGGGGCTTCATTACACCCGACGATGGAGGCCAGGACATATTCGTCCATCAG AGTGTTATTGTGATGTCGGGATTCCGCTCACTTGGTGAAGGAGAGGAGGTGGAGTTTGAGTGCAAGACATCGGACAAGGGTCTGGAGGCTACTCTGGTGACAGGACCTGATGGCTCAGCATGTGTTGGCTCCCAAAGAAGGCCTGTGGCTAAGAAAAGATTCCGCAAAATAAG GTGCTACAACTGTGGAGAGTTTGCCAACCACATTGCTGCCAAATGCACACTGGGGCCGCAGCCAAAGCGTTGCCACCACTGCAAATCCACGGAACATCTGATCGCTGAGTGTCCAAACCGCCGCAAGAGCCAAGAGGAGTCGGAGGAGTCTGAGACCAGTCGTAGCAAGCCTGTTGGAGAGTCGAGCACCACCAAGGCACCCTCCGAGAAGGGAGATAATGCTGAGAAGAAACCGGCGTCAGATACTCAGTCCTCCACTAGCAGTAACAATGCCAAGGAATAA